Proteins found in one Thermus islandicus DSM 21543 genomic segment:
- a CDS encoding MFS transporter, whose amino-acid sequence MKLFWFLALINLLVGGMVGMERTVVPLLAQQVFGLEKGLALGGFVLSFGLTKAFFNLFAGALADRIGRKGVLLLGWALGVPVPLLLILAPSWDLVVAANLLLGVNQALAWSMTVNMMVDLVPPHRRGVAAGVNEFAGYLGVSLLALLTGVVAEAKGLCPAPFYLGLGVALLGLALSLGVRETHRPLAPPKLRLVRGIGVASLLGMATNFKDGLAWLSLPLLLSGRGLGPAEIGLVAGLYPLVWAGGQLLFGPLSDRQGRAPLITGGMAVQGLGLVLLALPLGLGGALFAAFLLGLGTSMAYPTLIAWVADRTPQAERATALGLYRFFRDGGYVLGALLAGVGSGELSWAMGGAGAGLLLLAWATRGGALWERPKAP is encoded by the coding sequence ATGAAGCTCTTCTGGTTTCTTGCCCTCATCAACCTCCTCGTGGGGGGGATGGTGGGGATGGAAAGGACCGTGGTGCCCCTCCTGGCCCAGCAGGTTTTCGGCCTGGAAAAGGGCCTAGCCCTAGGTGGGTTCGTCCTCTCCTTTGGGCTCACCAAGGCCTTCTTCAACCTCTTCGCCGGGGCGCTGGCCGACCGCATCGGACGCAAAGGGGTGCTGCTTTTGGGCTGGGCCCTGGGGGTGCCGGTGCCCCTCCTCCTCATCCTTGCCCCCTCCTGGGACCTGGTGGTGGCCGCCAACCTCCTCCTGGGGGTGAACCAGGCCCTGGCCTGGAGCATGACCGTGAACATGATGGTGGACCTGGTTCCCCCGCACCGCCGCGGGGTGGCCGCCGGGGTCAACGAGTTCGCCGGCTACCTCGGGGTCAGCCTTCTGGCCTTGCTCACGGGGGTGGTGGCCGAGGCTAAAGGCCTTTGCCCCGCGCCCTTTTACCTCGGCCTGGGGGTTGCCCTTCTCGGCCTTGCCCTTTCCCTTGGGGTGCGGGAAACCCACCGGCCCCTCGCTCCCCCAAAGCTCCGCCTCGTCCGCGGCATCGGCGTGGCCAGCCTCCTAGGAATGGCCACCAACTTCAAGGACGGGCTGGCCTGGCTTAGCCTGCCCCTCCTCCTCTCCGGCCGGGGGCTGGGCCCAGCGGAGATCGGCCTGGTGGCCGGGCTCTACCCCCTGGTCTGGGCCGGAGGACAGCTCCTCTTCGGGCCCCTTTCCGACCGTCAGGGCCGCGCCCCCCTCATCACGGGAGGGATGGCGGTCCAGGGGCTCGGGCTCGTCCTCCTCGCCCTCCCCCTGGGCCTAGGGGGGGCGCTTTTCGCCGCCTTTCTCCTGGGCCTCGGGACCAGCATGGCCTACCCTACCCTGATCGCCTGGGTGGCCGACCGTACGCCCCAAGCGGAGCGGGCCACGGCCCTCGGCCTCTACCGCTTCTTCCGGGACGGGGGCTATGTCCTGGGCGCCCTCCTGGCCGGGGTAGGCTCTGGGGAGCTGTCCTGGGCGATGGGCGGAGCGGGTGCGGGCCTTCTCCTCCTGGCCTGGGCGACCCGGGGCGGGGCGCTTTGGGAGCGGCCAAAGGCTCCTTAG
- a CDS encoding pyruvate, water dikinase regulatory protein — MPQRAVFIVSDHTGITASEVARSLLAHFEEVAFAYRLRPFCDNEAKVQAVVLEILEAYRAQGARPIVFSTLTEARLFALLEATPALVFDLFRPYLKALEAELGVEPKPRVGRVHSVGDLSAYLRRMEAVEFALAADDGLGVERYPEAEAILVGVSRVGKTPTSLFLALHYQVRAANYPLAEDDFLRSELPKPIQPFRAKLFGLTIDPFRLHQIRTARKPGSRYASLEQCRYEVARAEALFKAHGIPYLDTTHASVEEIATAILQRLGLPRGLG; from the coding sequence ATGCCCCAGCGCGCTGTGTTCATCGTTTCCGATCATACTGGGATCACCGCCAGCGAGGTGGCCCGGAGCCTCCTCGCCCACTTTGAGGAGGTGGCGTTTGCCTATCGGCTCCGCCCCTTCTGCGACAACGAGGCCAAGGTCCAGGCTGTGGTCCTGGAGATCCTGGAGGCCTACCGGGCCCAGGGGGCACGCCCCATCGTCTTCAGCACCCTGACCGAGGCCCGCCTTTTCGCCCTCCTCGAGGCCACCCCTGCTTTGGTCTTTGACCTCTTTAGGCCCTACCTCAAGGCCCTCGAGGCCGAGCTCGGCGTGGAGCCCAAGCCCCGGGTGGGCCGGGTGCACAGCGTGGGGGACCTGTCCGCCTACCTGAGGCGGATGGAGGCGGTGGAGTTCGCCCTGGCGGCGGACGACGGCCTGGGGGTGGAGCGCTACCCCGAGGCCGAGGCTATCCTGGTGGGGGTTTCCCGGGTAGGGAAGACCCCGACCTCCCTCTTCCTCGCCCTTCACTACCAGGTCCGGGCCGCCAACTACCCCTTGGCCGAAGACGATTTCCTCCGCTCCGAACTCCCTAAGCCCATCCAACCCTTCCGCGCCAAGCTCTTCGGCCTCACCATAGACCCCTTCCGCCTCCACCAGATCCGCACCGCCCGCAAGCCGGGAAGCCGGTACGCCTCCTTAGAGCAGTGCCGTTACGAGGTAGCCCGCGCCGAGGCCTTGTTTAAGGCCCACGGGATTCCTTACCTGGACACCACCCATGCCTCGGTAGAGGAGATCGCCACCGCTATCCTACAACGCCTGGGGCTGCCCCGGGGGCTCGGCTAA
- the ppsA gene encoding phosphoenolpyruvate synthase — translation MELIRWFETLSMADVEEVGGKNASLGEMIRNLSALGIKVPEGFATTAWAFRLYLRHNRLEEEIQRRLKDLDVSDVVALARTGAEIRRRVEEGEMPPELEAALREAYGKLEARFGPGVLVAVRSSATAEDLPEASFAGQQETFLGVKGAENVLRYVKKVFASLYTDRAIAYRAHHGFAHEEVALSAGIQRMVRSDLAASGVLFTLDTESGFREVIFLTASYGLGEMVVQGAVNPDEFYVYKPALKAGKAAILSRHLGSKAQKMVLEAGEGTTRVVAVPEEDRRRFCLADEEVEALARQALLVEEHYGRPMDIEWAKDGLTGELYLVQARPETVQSRAGRVMERFTLREKGEVLVVGRSVGNRIATGRARIVLSPKEMHKVEPGDVLVTDATDPDWEPIMKRAAAIVTNRGGRTSHAAIVSRELGIPAVVGAEGATQRIPDGETVTVSCAEGDVGKVYRGALRYEVQRIELDRMPKLPVRIMMNVASPERAFAFAQLPHSGVGLARVEFIIGNTIGIHPKAILDYPNLPPPLPEEIAKRTAGYPDPRTFYVRKLAEGLGTIAAAFAPHPVIVRLSDFKSNEYAHLLGGELYEPKEENPMLGFRGASRYRSAFFAQAFALECEAIRYVREAMGLTNVEVMIPFVRTVGELKAVLEVMRTHGLQRGMEGLRVIMMCEVPSNAILAEEFLEHVDGFSIGSNDLTQLTLALDRDSGLVADLFSEQDPAVRFLIQRAIQAAKRMGKYIGICGQGPSDDPEFALWLVKEGIDSLSLNPDAVLETWLFLAERLEAP, via the coding sequence ATGGAGCTGATCCGCTGGTTTGAGACCCTGAGCATGGCCGATGTGGAAGAGGTGGGCGGGAAAAACGCCTCCTTGGGGGAGATGATCCGCAATCTAAGCGCCCTGGGGATCAAGGTCCCCGAGGGGTTCGCCACCACCGCCTGGGCCTTCCGCCTTTACCTCCGGCACAACCGGCTGGAAGAGGAGATCCAAAGGCGCCTCAAGGACTTGGACGTAAGCGACGTGGTGGCCCTGGCGAGGACCGGGGCCGAGATCCGCAGGCGGGTGGAGGAAGGAGAAATGCCCCCCGAACTGGAGGCTGCCCTCCGCGAGGCCTACGGGAAGCTGGAGGCCCGCTTTGGCCCTGGGGTTTTGGTGGCGGTTCGGTCCTCGGCCACAGCGGAGGACCTTCCCGAAGCCTCCTTCGCCGGACAGCAGGAAACCTTCCTCGGGGTGAAGGGGGCAGAAAACGTCCTCCGCTACGTGAAAAAGGTCTTCGCCTCCCTATACACCGACCGGGCCATCGCCTACCGGGCCCACCACGGCTTTGCCCACGAGGAGGTGGCCCTTTCCGCCGGGATCCAGCGCATGGTGCGGAGCGACCTGGCGGCCAGCGGGGTCCTCTTTACCCTGGACACGGAATCGGGCTTCCGGGAGGTGATCTTCCTCACCGCGAGCTACGGCCTAGGGGAGATGGTGGTCCAAGGGGCGGTCAACCCGGACGAGTTTTATGTGTACAAGCCCGCCCTAAAGGCGGGCAAGGCCGCCATCCTGAGCCGCCACCTGGGGAGCAAGGCGCAAAAGATGGTCCTAGAGGCAGGGGAAGGCACGACCCGGGTGGTCGCCGTGCCGGAGGAGGATCGGCGGCGCTTCTGCCTGGCCGACGAGGAGGTGGAGGCCCTGGCCCGCCAAGCCCTCCTAGTGGAGGAGCATTACGGCCGACCCATGGACATTGAGTGGGCCAAGGACGGGCTTACCGGGGAACTCTATTTGGTGCAGGCCAGGCCGGAAACGGTGCAAAGCCGTGCGGGGCGGGTCATGGAGCGCTTCACCCTGCGGGAGAAAGGGGAGGTCCTGGTGGTGGGCCGGAGCGTGGGGAACCGGATCGCCACGGGTAGGGCCCGGATCGTCCTAAGCCCCAAGGAAATGCACAAGGTGGAACCCGGGGATGTGCTGGTTACGGACGCTACCGATCCCGACTGGGAGCCCATCATGAAGCGGGCTGCGGCCATCGTCACCAACCGGGGTGGGCGCACTTCCCATGCGGCCATCGTCTCCCGGGAGCTCGGCATCCCCGCGGTGGTGGGGGCCGAAGGGGCTACCCAGAGGATCCCGGACGGGGAAACGGTCACGGTTTCCTGCGCCGAAGGGGATGTGGGCAAGGTGTACCGGGGGGCTTTGCGCTACGAGGTGCAGCGGATAGAACTGGACCGGATGCCCAAGCTCCCGGTGAGGATCATGATGAACGTGGCCAGCCCTGAAAGGGCCTTCGCCTTCGCCCAGCTCCCCCACAGCGGGGTGGGGCTTGCCCGCGTGGAGTTCATCATCGGCAACACCATCGGGATCCACCCCAAGGCCATCCTGGACTACCCCAACCTCCCCCCTCCCCTGCCGGAGGAGATCGCCAAGCGCACCGCGGGCTACCCTGACCCCCGCACCTTCTACGTGAGAAAGCTCGCGGAGGGCCTCGGCACCATCGCCGCCGCCTTCGCCCCCCACCCCGTGATCGTCCGCCTTTCCGACTTCAAGTCCAACGAGTACGCCCACCTCCTGGGCGGGGAGCTGTACGAGCCCAAGGAGGAAAACCCCATGTTAGGCTTCCGGGGCGCTTCCCGCTACCGCTCGGCCTTCTTCGCCCAGGCCTTCGCCCTGGAGTGCGAGGCCATCCGTTACGTGCGGGAGGCCATGGGCCTCACCAACGTGGAGGTCATGATCCCCTTTGTGCGCACCGTGGGGGAGCTTAAAGCGGTGCTGGAGGTCATGCGGACCCACGGCCTGCAGCGGGGCATGGAGGGCCTTCGGGTGATCATGATGTGCGAGGTGCCCTCCAACGCCATCCTCGCCGAGGAGTTCCTGGAGCACGTGGACGGATTTTCCATTGGTTCCAATGACCTTACCCAGCTCACCCTGGCCTTGGACCGGGACTCGGGGCTGGTAGCGGACCTCTTCAGCGAGCAAGACCCCGCGGTGCGGTTTCTCATCCAACGGGCCATCCAGGCGGCCAAGAGGATGGGGAAGTACATCGGCATCTGCGGCCAAGGCCCCTCGGACGACCCCGAGTTCGCCCTCTGGCTGGTGAAGGAGGGCATAGACAGCCTCTCCCTGAACCCCGACGCGGTCCTCGAGACCTGGCTCTTCCTGGCCGAACGCCTCGAGGCTCCCTAG
- a CDS encoding acetyl-CoA hydrolase/transferase family protein — MGRTRTGKALTRSEVERAYLKKRVPLEEAVSRIRSGWRIYVSGNAATPIPFLRALAAREDLEGVELVHVLQLGEDPFQGLPPGRLRRKSLFVGPADREAVNQGRADYVPVHLHQVPWLFQRGLLPLDAAVVVVSPPDEYGFLSLGVEVIASRAALEASPFTLGLVHPRMPRTLGDTFVHVSRFSLLAEVDYPLPTLERGGYSDLEARIGAHVAGLVEDGATLQLGIGGIPNAVLAQLKGHKDLGVHTEMISDGLLELLELGVITGARKTLHRGKVVGTFVLGSERLYRFVDDNPLFELHPADYVNDPQVIAKNARMTAVNSALEVDLTGQVCADSLGTYIYSGFGGQADFIRGAAASPGGKPIIALPSVTSRGLSRIVPLLKPGAGVVTTRADVHYVVTEWGVAELFGRSLRERAKALIAVAHPEHREALRRAARERGLL, encoded by the coding sequence ATGGGACGCACCCGGACCGGCAAGGCCCTGACGCGATCCGAGGTGGAAAGGGCCTATTTAAAAAAGCGGGTGCCCCTCGAGGAGGCCGTCTCCCGCATCCGTTCGGGCTGGCGGATCTACGTCTCCGGAAACGCGGCCACCCCCATCCCCTTCCTTAGGGCCCTCGCCGCCCGGGAGGACTTGGAAGGGGTGGAGCTGGTCCACGTGCTCCAGCTGGGGGAGGATCCCTTCCAGGGGCTGCCCCCCGGCCGCTTACGCCGCAAAAGCCTCTTCGTGGGCCCTGCGGACCGGGAGGCGGTGAACCAGGGGCGGGCGGATTACGTTCCCGTACACCTCCACCAGGTGCCCTGGCTCTTCCAGCGGGGCCTCCTTCCCCTGGACGCCGCGGTGGTGGTGGTGAGCCCTCCCGACGAGTACGGCTTCCTCTCCCTGGGGGTGGAGGTCATCGCCAGCCGGGCCGCCCTCGAGGCCAGTCCCTTCACCCTGGGCCTGGTCCACCCCCGGATGCCCAGGACCCTGGGGGACACCTTCGTCCACGTCTCCCGCTTCTCCCTCCTGGCGGAGGTGGACTACCCCCTGCCCACCCTGGAGAGGGGAGGCTACAGCGACCTCGAGGCCCGGATCGGGGCCCATGTGGCGGGGCTGGTGGAGGACGGGGCCACGCTGCAGCTCGGCATCGGGGGCATTCCCAACGCCGTTTTGGCCCAGCTCAAGGGGCACAAGGACCTCGGGGTGCACACGGAGATGATTTCCGACGGCCTTCTGGAACTTTTGGAGCTCGGGGTGATCACGGGGGCGCGCAAGACGCTGCATCGGGGCAAGGTGGTGGGCACCTTCGTCCTGGGCTCCGAGCGGCTTTACCGCTTCGTGGACGACAACCCCCTGTTTGAGCTCCACCCGGCGGACTACGTGAACGACCCTCAGGTCATCGCCAAAAACGCCCGGATGACCGCGGTGAACTCGGCCCTGGAGGTGGACCTCACCGGCCAGGTGTGCGCCGACTCCCTCGGCACCTACATCTACTCCGGCTTCGGGGGCCAGGCGGACTTCATCCGCGGAGCCGCCGCAAGCCCTGGGGGAAAGCCCATCATCGCCCTGCCCTCGGTCACCTCCCGGGGGCTTTCCCGCATCGTCCCCCTCCTCAAGCCGGGGGCGGGGGTGGTCACCACCCGGGCCGACGTGCACTACGTGGTCACGGAGTGGGGGGTGGCGGAGCTCTTCGGCCGCTCCCTTAGGGAAAGGGCCAAGGCCCTGATCGCCGTGGCCCATCCGGAACACCGGGAGGCCCTGAGGCGGGCGGCCCGGGAGCGGGGGCTTTTGTGA
- a CDS encoding S1C family serine protease codes for MARLRPLLWLGPLGLALWFFFTHPPDVLWAERAQAPSERLQEVYTRLHPAVVQVQDREGGRGTGFFYAPRLLLTAYHVVAEGGPFALRLANGKQAEARVMGFHEPFDLAVLEAVGEAAPLTLPLELSRPPRVGEALLHMGNGRGQFIAPRYGRVTRLGVSPSPFLPQGLVETSLPLAPGDSGGPVLDAEGRVLGIAVAIGQTEEGFRSYFTPLFGRKELLAGLERGERSYWPYLGLRGPRALTPELARELSLPPGGVLVGEVVPGGAAHRAGLKGLESGGVPDVILEVNGVPVNSFEDLLREVRRHQVGDRVLLSVRRGTEILRVEVLLSPFPGR; via the coding sequence ATGGCTAGGCTCAGGCCTCTTCTCTGGCTGGGGCCCCTTGGGCTTGCCCTCTGGTTCTTCTTTACCCACCCCCCGGACGTCCTCTGGGCGGAAAGGGCCCAGGCCCCCTCAGAGCGCCTGCAGGAGGTCTACACCCGCCTCCACCCCGCGGTGGTCCAGGTACAGGACCGGGAGGGCGGAAGGGGAACGGGCTTCTTCTACGCTCCCCGCCTCCTCCTCACCGCCTACCACGTGGTGGCCGAGGGAGGGCCTTTTGCCCTCCGGCTGGCGAACGGAAAACAGGCAGAGGCCAGGGTCATGGGCTTCCATGAGCCCTTTGACCTAGCGGTTCTGGAGGCGGTGGGCGAGGCCGCCCCCCTCACCCTCCCCCTGGAGCTCTCCCGCCCCCCCAGGGTGGGCGAGGCCCTCCTGCACATGGGCAACGGCCGCGGCCAGTTCATCGCCCCCCGCTACGGCCGGGTGACCCGGCTCGGGGTAAGCCCCTCCCCCTTCCTGCCCCAGGGCCTAGTGGAAACCTCCCTGCCCCTGGCCCCAGGGGACTCGGGGGGGCCGGTGTTGGACGCCGAGGGCCGGGTTCTGGGCATAGCGGTGGCCATCGGGCAGACGGAGGAGGGCTTCCGGAGCTACTTCACCCCCCTTTTCGGCAGGAAGGAACTTCTGGCAGGCCTGGAAAGGGGGGAGCGGAGCTATTGGCCGTACCTGGGCCTCCGGGGCCCCCGGGCCCTCACCCCCGAGCTTGCCCGGGAGCTCAGCCTCCCCCCTGGAGGCGTGCTGGTGGGGGAGGTGGTGCCGGGGGGAGCTGCCCACCGGGCGGGCCTTAAGGGCCTGGAGTCGGGCGGGGTACCGGACGTGATCCTCGAGGTGAATGGCGTCCCTGTGAACAGCTTTGAAGACCTCCTCCGTGAAGTACGCAGGCACCAGGTGGGGGACCGGGTCCTGCTTTCCGTGCGGCGGGGCACAGAGATCCTCCGGGTAGAGGTCCTCCTAAGCCCCTTCCCTGGACGCTAA
- a CDS encoding P1 family peptidase, producing MAEALWGEKALLPGLRVGHFTDREALTGCTVLLVEEGAVAAVDVRGAAPGTRETDLLAPENTVESVQAVLLTGGSAFGLAAAEGVVRYLWERRKGFPTPGGVVPIVPAAVLYDLGRGKAFRPPGAEAGYRASLAAGKEVAEGSVGAGTGAMAGGVKGGVGLAGYLLEEGFRVMALAAVNSLGRPFDPLSGRLYAEGLLAPEERALLPDLSRYRGQEEDYRYPFLLGQHTTLAIVATDAPLSKAQAKRLAIMAQDGLARALRPAHTPLDGDLVFALALGEGRGVALPLLLRLGAYAADALARAIARGVLLAEGLGFPTYPSLASREGA from the coding sequence ATGGCGGAAGCGCTTTGGGGGGAAAAGGCCCTCCTCCCCGGGCTTCGGGTAGGGCACTTCACGGACCGGGAGGCCCTTACCGGGTGCACCGTCCTCCTGGTGGAGGAGGGGGCGGTGGCGGCGGTGGACGTGCGGGGGGCGGCCCCGGGCACCCGGGAGACCGACCTCCTCGCTCCCGAGAACACCGTGGAAAGCGTCCAGGCCGTCCTCCTCACCGGAGGGAGCGCCTTCGGCCTCGCCGCCGCCGAGGGGGTGGTGCGCTACCTGTGGGAAAGGAGGAAGGGCTTCCCTACCCCGGGAGGTGTGGTGCCCATCGTGCCTGCGGCGGTGCTTTACGACCTGGGGCGGGGGAAGGCCTTCAGGCCCCCGGGGGCGGAGGCGGGGTATCGGGCCTCCCTCGCCGCGGGGAAGGAGGTGGCCGAGGGGAGCGTGGGGGCGGGGACGGGGGCCATGGCGGGCGGGGTGAAGGGGGGAGTGGGCCTTGCAGGCTACCTCCTGGAGGAGGGCTTTAGGGTCATGGCCCTGGCGGCGGTGAACAGCCTCGGCCGCCCCTTTGACCCCCTCTCGGGGAGGCTTTACGCCGAGGGGCTCCTCGCCCCTGAGGAAAGGGCCCTCCTCCCGGACCTCTCCCGTTACCGGGGGCAGGAGGAGGACTACCGCTACCCCTTCCTCCTAGGCCAGCACACCACCCTCGCCATAGTGGCCACGGACGCTCCCCTCTCCAAAGCCCAGGCCAAAAGGCTCGCCATCATGGCCCAAGACGGCCTCGCCCGGGCCCTCCGCCCCGCCCACACCCCCCTGGACGGGGACCTGGTCTTCGCCCTGGCCCTGGGGGAGGGAAGGGGGGTGGCGCTTCCCCTCCTCCTCCGCCTCGGAGCCTACGCCGCCGACGCCCTCGCCCGGGCCATCGCCCGGGGGGTGCTGTTGGCGGAGGGTCTGGGCTTTCCCACCTACCCCAGCTTAGCGTCCAGGGAAGGGGCTTAG
- a CDS encoding class II aldolase/adducin family protein: protein MWEYLIHGEPTPALKPFLEGVGRALEARGFRHSPEAEAPNLVLNAITPENPRPYRRKAQATFVASVLELKDFPEDPLRELYPYLVRALSNVLLAYVPGKGVKFLTLELGHYGEPEGEGFYERVAERLRPIACSRLVINNLFEPDLEPELWQGDALTESMSRAGKKLKAWDLLPAPFPIEEILSPEDLRHVKRLYGIGGLSYGNLSVRKDERRFWMSASGVDKANLKEIGRDILMVKGYDPKRNAILLSVPPHVEPRRVSVDAIEHWMIYREHPGVGAILHVHAWMEGVPATPFNYPCGTYELAQAVAEKVREAPDPTRAVVGLKNHGLTITGKSLDEILERIEGKLIRTVPMT, encoded by the coding sequence ATGTGGGAATACCTGATCCACGGGGAACCAACGCCCGCCCTTAAGCCCTTTCTGGAAGGGGTGGGGAGGGCCCTCGAGGCCCGGGGCTTCCGCCATAGCCCCGAGGCCGAGGCCCCGAACCTCGTCCTGAACGCCATCACCCCGGAAAACCCCCGGCCCTACCGCCGCAAGGCCCAGGCCACCTTCGTGGCCTCGGTCCTGGAGCTCAAGGACTTCCCCGAAGATCCCCTGAGGGAGCTTTACCCCTATCTGGTCCGGGCGCTCTCCAACGTCCTCCTGGCCTATGTGCCGGGGAAGGGCGTGAAGTTCCTCACCCTGGAGCTCGGCCACTACGGGGAGCCCGAGGGGGAGGGGTTTTACGAGCGGGTGGCGGAGCGCCTTAGGCCCATCGCTTGCAGCCGCTTGGTCATAAACAACCTCTTTGAGCCGGACCTCGAGCCCGAGCTCTGGCAGGGGGACGCGCTCACGGAGAGCATGTCCCGGGCAGGGAAAAAGCTGAAAGCGTGGGACCTCCTCCCCGCCCCCTTCCCCATAGAGGAGATCCTCTCCCCCGAGGACCTGAGGCACGTGAAACGGCTCTACGGTATCGGCGGGCTCTCCTATGGGAACCTCTCCGTGCGCAAGGACGAAAGGCGCTTCTGGATGTCGGCGAGCGGCGTGGACAAAGCGAACCTCAAGGAGATCGGCCGGGACATCCTCATGGTGAAGGGCTATGACCCCAAGAGGAACGCCATCCTCCTCTCCGTCCCCCCCCACGTGGAGCCGAGGCGGGTGAGCGTGGACGCCATAGAGCACTGGATGATCTACCGGGAACACCCCGGGGTGGGGGCCATCCTCCACGTGCACGCCTGGATGGAGGGGGTGCCCGCCACCCCCTTCAACTACCCCTGCGGCACCTACGAGCTGGCCCAGGCGGTGGCGGAGAAGGTGCGGGAGGCCCCTGACCCCACCCGGGCGGTGGTGGGCCTCAAGAACCACGGCCTTACCATCACCGGGAAAAGCCTGGACGAGATCCTGGAAAGGATTGAGGGGAAGCTCATCCGCACCGTGCCCATGACATGA
- a CDS encoding zinc-dependent alcohol dehydrogenase: MRALVYTPSLPRFFGARLLGKRFPKGLLPLALKEVPLSEREGFVRVRVRLSGVCGSDLALLYGKSPPSLSPFFSFPAVLGHEILGEVGGSLVAVNPLLACHDRGLPPCPMCQRGEEGLCQNLAEGPLAPGILGYNRDLPGGWGEWTLARPERLYPIPQGVPEERAVFAEPLAVVLRGLGKLRPWPEEVLVLGMGTLGLLAVRLLRALGYTGRLFAVAKYAHQAERAKAFGADQVFPSAKEALLERAKRYRYLLFEGHRGGYEAVVEASGSGKGFREALALAREGGRVLLLGAPGLEWADLSPFWFKEVALVGSYTYTREEFGQAVALLKELEGLEALVGGVFPLEAWREALAARGKALFRPGNVA, translated from the coding sequence ATGAGGGCCCTCGTCTATACCCCTTCCCTCCCCCGCTTCTTCGGGGCGAGGCTTCTGGGCAAACGCTTCCCTAAAGGGCTTCTGCCCCTCGCCCTTAAGGAGGTGCCCCTTTCCGAACGGGAGGGGTTCGTGCGGGTGAGGGTGAGGCTAAGCGGCGTCTGCGGCTCGGACCTCGCCCTCCTCTACGGGAAAAGCCCCCCTTCCCTAAGCCCCTTCTTCTCCTTCCCCGCCGTCTTGGGCCACGAGATCCTGGGGGAGGTGGGGGGAAGCCTGGTGGCAGTGAACCCCCTCCTCGCTTGCCATGACCGGGGGCTTCCCCCCTGCCCCATGTGCCAAAGGGGGGAGGAGGGGCTCTGCCAAAACCTGGCGGAAGGCCCTTTGGCCCCAGGGATCCTGGGCTACAACCGGGACCTCCCGGGGGGGTGGGGGGAGTGGACCCTGGCCCGGCCCGAGAGGCTCTACCCCATCCCCCAGGGCGTCCCCGAGGAAAGGGCCGTCTTCGCCGAGCCTTTGGCGGTGGTCCTTAGGGGCTTAGGGAAGCTCAGGCCCTGGCCGGAGGAGGTGCTGGTCCTGGGCATGGGCACCCTCGGCCTCCTCGCGGTCAGGCTCCTAAGGGCCCTGGGCTACACGGGGAGGCTTTTCGCCGTGGCCAAGTACGCCCACCAGGCGGAAAGGGCGAAGGCCTTCGGAGCGGATCAGGTCTTCCCCTCGGCCAAGGAGGCCCTCCTGGAGCGGGCCAAGCGCTACCGCTACCTCCTCTTTGAGGGGCATAGGGGCGGGTACGAGGCCGTGGTGGAGGCCTCGGGAAGCGGCAAGGGCTTCCGGGAGGCCCTCGCCCTCGCCCGGGAGGGGGGCAGGGTGCTCCTTTTGGGCGCCCCGGGCCTGGAGTGGGCGGACCTCTCCCCCTTCTGGTTCAAGGAGGTGGCCCTCGTGGGGAGCTACACCTACACCCGGGAGGAGTTCGGCCAGGCCGTGGCCCTCCTCAAGGAGCTTGAGGGCCTCGAGGCCCTCGTGGGAGGCGTCTTCCCCCTGGAGGCCTGGCGGGAAGCCCTCGCCGCCCGGGGCAAGGCCCTCTTCCGCCCGGGAAATGTGGCCTAG